aatggGATACATGTATAATATGACACAAGTGTCTTGGTTTGGAAATGGATGTgccaattattattattattattattattattattattattattattattattattattattattattattattattattattattattattattattattattattattattattattattattattattattattttttttattgtaattttatattcataaaatttttgtacTAGTCAAACTCATCAAATGAGCTAGGAATTATTTTGACATATTTAACCGTTAAGGTCTTAAAACCGGCTTTGAGAAACATAATCAGAGTTTGTCGCACCATCTCGAGACCTAGATCGAAACCGATTCTAAGCCCAGCTTCCCAGGGGGAAGACTCGAGGTGGCACCTAATATCCCTAAGGTCGGACTCGGGACCTTGGTTCTGATATCAAATGATGCTATGTTGTGTTGAAATAACAAATTTAGTAACCAGATAATCTTGATCTAGTCTTTAATCGAATCACCACCCTATTGGGCTACTCCAAGATCCAACATTCTCTACGGCAATTGCTACGCATGAAATTTTATTCAATGACTAAATTCTGTGTTTGTAGCTAAGAGTCCATTTGGAGTAACTCTAACTAACGAAAAGATAACACATCCTAAATACCATAGTAAAAAAGACAACAGTGTATTGAAATACCTATCATCAATGAGACTACCTAAAATTTACAGCTTGTGCATCAAGAAGAAAATCTCACACTATAAATTAAAGACCaataaataataagaattaTAACAAAGTCTAATTTTAGAAGCCTGTTTGATGACTCAATCAAATAGTGAAAACTAAAACTCAGCACATAATGAGTTATAATTCCTTTGACAAACTAAACTAGAATTAAGTTAATTGACTCGATCAAGTTAAGGACCACTTAATCTGATAAATTAGGGAGGAGTTTCTTACTTTGTTCAATAGAAGTATAATTTTGCAGTAATGAGctaaatgcaattaataaattaatgacAGGAGAGCAAAGAGTGCTAACATTCCGAACTAagcaaaataactaaaaaattgCCAACCTCTACGTACGATTGCTCCATTTGTAATAGATTATCAATAAAATCCTTATTGTCTTTCGTGTcgattcaatcttaaatctttttaatttgaccaatttagtctaaactttttaacaatttgccaattgagtaaTTCTGACCAAATTGCCGACGTACATCATACATGGCACGACCAACGttaatatggataattttttaatttcttattttctttttatttatttttcatcatgGCCAATGAGGGTCACGCAAAGGCCTTGCCCAATGCCACAGCAACCTTATCGGCCACAAATGAGAAAGAGCCACCTTGTCCTTGGCTAATGGGCTTGTGAGGCCCTCACCCATGGCCAATGAGAGTTGACAATGACCATCGCTTGccacaatgaaaaaagaaaagaaaatttcaaaaaaaaaaaaaaaattaaaaacttgcAAATATTGTCTACTTTGACAATTTGCGGCCAAATTTGACTaaaatgatttaattgaaagattctTAAAAGGTTCATgataaattgactaaattaaaatatttgagtATAAATTGGCACAGACAatagttttataattttttgataattttctcgaGTTAATTATATACTAGAACCAACACACACTACAAGCATTTTCATGATGTCAAATTAGTGCTATATGTATAATTGTGTGGATGTTAATTCAACATAAATTGTCCAATCTTGccaatttactcaaaatttgattataaattaaTTGGGAGGAGTGCATCCTTGTGGGAGTTATAGAGCCAGGTTGGCTTGAGTTTGCCCGAGGGTAGTTGGACTTCGTGATCAACTAACCTTTCCTAGTCTTTGAATTGGCTTAGTGAATTTGAGAATATCCGTACTATCTTTCATGTTGGTTCATTgcattatttattttgcttgCTTCTACTATTCAACTCAGAAAAGAAGGGGGATCCAATATGCGCGAGCGACTTGTACTTATTTCCCTCTCGAATGAAGtttttcctcaaaacaaaaatcaattctaatcccGACCCTCTTAACTTAAAAAACGGTATTTTCAAGAGTTTAGTTTTCGAGCTCTCTGGGTGCAACTGAATCCCAATTCTTCGCCCAAAATTGAGATGAGGGTCGACGAGGGTCACTACACTACATGTGCACAACTAATCAAAAGgatcaattgaaaactaaagaaATGCGCAATTTAGATAAGACATAATCTtaaaaatgtaaagaaagaaaTCCCAAAAAGCGGAAGATCACGGGTGCTTCCTTTCTTCTACTGTCCAAACTGAGGAGAGAACATCTTTAAGACTAATAAAAAGTACAGACCAACTCAAGCCCCGTTCTTCCCAAAGATCCCTCGCCCTACATCGCCGGTCTGCTTAGTAAGGCCTCTCTCCGACGACATTCCCGGCGGATTGTAGAAGCAGATGGTCAGGCTCGCCGCCTCCTTGGGACAACTCGCCTGTGCGCACCCCAACTCCGAGCTGTTCCTCCACACCACCTGCGTGTACACCCCCAGCAGCGGCGCCCTCCGCGCACGTGTTGTTGGCGTGGTCATAGTAGATCTTCTCCTTCAACCACGCCCCCACCGCCGCCCGCGGCGGCACTGCCGTCCCCGCCCCGCCGGCCCACAGCTGGTTCCCGCCGTACTTGGAGGCGATCAGGTTGGCGAAGTTGCACGACATCCGGTCCCGCTGGTACCGGACCAGGCGGCTCGTGGCCGCGGCCAGCTGCGGGCTCCAGCGGAGCGGGGCCACGCCCACCTCGGCCCTGGCCTGGTTGTGGGCGTCCAGGAACTCctgggcggcggcggggagctGGGCCGCCGGCGACGGAGGCGATGCAAGCGGTGCTGGTGGTGGGGGTTGAGCTGAGATGTGGAGCGTCGCTTGGAGGAGGAAAGCTAGGAGAAGAAATGAGTGGGTCATTTTCGCCTCTTGGGTTCGTTGGGGAGGATGAGTTTTGCAAAAAGAAGCAGGTGCAATTTATAAGGCGGAGCTTGGGAAAATAAATACTATTTACGCACTTTGCCGtatatgtaatttttaattcatGATAAGTATTTTGGGAAAtcaaagaacttttttttttttttaaattttattaacgATTGCCTAAATCTCTCAATAAACATAGCTTGTCATCAAAATACCgttttaatatgttatatataatcACAATCAAGGTCGATAAATGGTACTTGTTAACaagattgttttgttttttcaaaacaattttGTGTAGATAATGAGTGCCTCAGTACATTCCAAATTACGAGCAATTATGCAAAACTTGTCTCGGAAACTTTGGAAACTATCAAAATACTTAGCATTTTTTTTCCGAAACTTTCATTTCCCCAAAATTTACTCATGTAAAATCCCGTGAATAGAACAAAATAAACCCTAGATCTCCTGTTTTGgcattttgagaaatatttcCAATAAGTAGTATTTTGACATTTTCCCTAGAAGCTTTATATTTTAAGGCTATtatcacgaaaaatttcaaacaaatatatctatgacaaatttagcataaattaattcttttaccatcaaaagttttaaactagtacacttttgataaatttacttaagactaattttttttattgttaacaatctcaaatcgatacaattttaataaatttatttttcattaccatgaaaattcataaattgatatacttaCAATAAACGGAGGTTAAAACTCTAAATGAAATATCTGTCAATTATCATATATTATCAAATTCATggtttgacaataaaatttaatggaaaactaaatttatagatttataatatatatatcaatttagaattttttacggttaaaaaattcattttaaataagCTTATCACAGATAtacttaattgtaattttttatagtattaatcttctattttattttcggtAGATAAACACTATAAATACAACAATTTTATGATCATGAAGATTATATTTTAGTAATTTGTCCTGTTTTCCTACGTACGTGCATTACTTTCGAGACGGGATGCTGGAAGTATTATTAAATGCAATAGCAGGTGTACTTGGACCACCGCACGTGACGGTGTTTTGACTTTCTGACTCCGCCTCGTGATGTTCATTTATGTCGTTTCGCGACAACCATCATTAATGCCCCCTGCTCAGCTCCCGACAGTTCTGTCCTTTGCACTCTGGCATGTGATTTTGATTCACAAATAAAAGCtctcagaaaaagaaaaaaaaaaaggattaacaAATAAAAGCACTTAGGGACACGCATATCAGAAACATttggtgcattttttttttctcagacaAATGATTACATATGGTCTGACAAAATCCGTCACAttaaaatgagttaataccgtcgAAAATTGTAGCTGATAAATTCGTGCtacatttatcacaaattaattaaaaatttcaaactaatacTCTCATGTCACATTAACGCCAAGCTAACTTTGATGTTACAAATGATCCTAAATCGATAAataaaggataaatttgtccTCCGTTAACTTTTGTCTAATATCTCCATTAAATAGTTGACATGAAAACATATATGACAAACAATTTGGATGATTTGAGTATGACATGAATCTGATGTGAAAATTCAATACTACTCCTctaaacaatgttgttttggaGAAACCggatttgaagaaaatgaacaaagatgaaaaaaaaaatgccaaaatctgCTTATTATGCCCTAAAAACTCTCTCACAGTTTAAAATCCAGTAAATCCCCAATTTTGGCCCAAGTTTGCCttaatattttgttaatttgggGGAGAGAGTTGAAGCAACTTCAATTTTGTCATGTTTTTAAATCTCAGTTCATTCTCTTTAGATCTGGCTTCTCAAAACGACatcattaaaaaatgttaaattttcacATCGAATTCATGTCACGCACCAATTATTCGAGTTGATTGCCACACATGTTTTCATGTTAGCAATTTAATGAGGATATTAGATGGAAGTTGATGGAGGCTAGATTTGTCAAGGGGTGTACTGGTTTGAGATTCATTTGTAgacatgaaaattagtttggagtaattATCATATGAGTGTACGTACTGGTATGGATTTTTGGTGATAcagaaattaatttaaggtaaatgtgatatggatgtaccaatttgagttttttgtggtaCTTAACTCTATTAATATCTGTAAAATTCATCTAATTGATCATTTGACGATGACCtctgtaatttttatttttgttaaattctATATATAAGCAAGTTTATGTGATCAAAATCATAGTGGGTATAAGTCATTTTATTTCACGTACATCTTTCATGTAAGATATGCTCGGATAAACATGGATATAACACTAGAAATGGTTTTCATGATCTAGATGTGCATGCGCATGgataatatttttcgtttaAAAATCGTCAATAATAAAGTCAACAAGGACAACATTGACTACAAATTAgatagaaacaatttttggtCAACACCACAACATTTTTTTGTATTGATGGTCCAGCAATCAGATCGAGAAAAGGCAAGTATTCAACTTTCAAGTCATGTAAGATGAGAGAAAATCTGCTGGTTGACAACACAGAGCCACGAAGAACAAGAGAGAAGGTATTCATGTGGGATGCAGATCTCCTGCCATCAACTATGTTTTTGCATAAGTTGTCTTTttctgaattggcacaattaaaagatttaaaaatgaattggccactatacaataaatttaggatttttagataattatccTAGATTTCTCAATGAAGACCAAGGTTAGAATTGGCCAATAGAAAAACGCTCAACCTTTTTATTATTGATCAAATGATCTATAGCTTAGAAAGGAACATGAACTATGTTTATGAGTAAGTGAAAGCCAAAAGCCAAGTTTGCTAGACCCTGTCCTTCCACCACAATTTTCCTCAAAAAGTTTGGAAACTCGTTCAATCTTCTCATTCAAATTATCTTCTAGTATACAACGGTCCACTTCAGCACATCAATGACCTTTCTCTACAATATCTGGTCGTTCAAAGTCGGCTTTACGTCCACGTATTGCATTGAACCAGACCTAACTTTCCTAAATAGATTCTGCTTTTCACTTAAGTTGTCCCTATTCACTCCCATCCGCCTGTTTTCTCTAGTCTATCCTACGCCTTACCAAGCTTTCTTGAAAGTACTCTTTTGTCAAAGAAGAACTAATTATGCAAATGTTGATAGTTTTATCAGATAACTAACAAAAGAGTTGAAGAGTTAAATTGTAAGTAAATGTGTAGTGGCTAGGCTTTTCACTATGCCTACATCCATTCTCCTAGACTAATATAAATAAAACGATGTTGGAATCCATTAGTAATCTCAGTGATGTTACAATCTATAGAAGATGTTGCTTCTCCACGACAAGAATCTTAGTATATGGTTATAATGTGGGACTTTTCCTGCATCATCCTCCCCTCTCGTCAAGGATGTTACGACGTCGCAGAATGGCCTTGAGGACAACACCTTGGGTCACCACCAAGGGACCACAGCCTCAAGAATAAAGTGTTAGAAGGTTGGCACTCAAAatttggctctgataccatgttgatGCATTATAAGGGGTGGAAAAACTCATATTGAAAACTAACTTGTCAGGAGAGGGAACTTGCCTATTATAAGCATTAGAATATCTCCTTAATTGCCTGATGTGGAACTTTGCAAGCATCACCTATGAATAAAAGCACATTTAACACTATAATACACTATGTTCGCCCTTTTAAAAACAAAGACACCCTTATAAGgaatacaataaaaaaaaaaaaaaaaaaacaagcaagtTTTCAACATGAGTGAAATACAATATGTTGTCCctttaattaaatttgaagCTTACTTACTCCTATTAACACCCAAATTTCATCTATCGTTATCTCGAAGAAATGTTTTTAATCATGGAAGTTTGCAAAGACTGGGACCAACTAGTTTGACCATAATTGACTTGGGTCGTTAGACCTAACCGATAAAGCTTAGCCCAATTCAACCGTGAACCACACCATTGTCTCTAGGCAGAAAATTCTCGTGCCACATGGCACCTTCTCATTGTTCAAACCCTCACCATCTTGAGATTTCCAATTGTCATTGCATCATAGAACCTTAGACAAACCTAGTTTACTCCATTTAGGAAAGGGATGGCATCTCAATTTAAGAAATATGACCGTTGCTCTAACACCATACACTTCTATTTTTAGGAGCAAATCAGGGAACTCTGAATGAATCCGACTTGCTGGAAACACTGCTTATGATGGTTGATGAAGTAAGtgaatgggctttggtggctagccaaAATAAATCATTGAGGTATTTATAAAGTTTATACTTAGAACTGGCGAGAGTTGGGCACACTATTGAACTAGAACTGTCTGGGGTTGAACACACTACTGATAGTTCAAGCAGTTAGAGCTTTAGTGGTTCAAGGAAGGCTTGGTGTCCCTTTTctaatggaaactaaaaattcaagagCATGTGCTTTGTAAAATAAATAGGTGTTTTCAGTTCAATCACTACTTCATAGTAAATCTAGTGGGTCTTGCAGGGGAAATGGCCATCTTTTGGAACAAGGAAATTTCTATTACTGTTAAGTCTCATTTGAACTTTTATGTTGATATTATATGTAAGTTGCAGGATAGCAATCGGCTCATAAGAGCTACTTCTGTGCACGCCCCATCTATGTTCCGATAATGAATTTTGCCGCGGGACGAGTTACAAAGAATCAACCTATTCAATCTACTCCCGTGGGTTTGTATAGAAGACTTTAATGAGATTTTTATCATTTGGAGAAAGTAGGGAAAAGAATGATTGAATATAATCTGACTCAATATGTTTTGGGAATTTTTAAACTCCTGCATTATGATGGATATGAAAAGTAAATGATGTGCTTTTATGTGGACTAACAAGTAACAATAAAGAAGGGGTTGCCTTTATTAAAGGGAGATTGGATAGAGTCCTTTGCCCCATGGAATGTGGAATTCTTTTTCCCAATTATAAATTTGCAAGACAAAA
Above is a window of Eucalyptus grandis isolate ANBG69807.140 chromosome 9, ASM1654582v1, whole genome shotgun sequence DNA encoding:
- the LOC104419790 gene encoding LOW QUALITY PROTEIN: STS14 protein (The sequence of the model RefSeq protein was modified relative to this genomic sequence to represent the inferred CDS: inserted 1 base in 1 codon; deleted 1 base in 1 codon) yields the protein MTHSFLLLAFLLQATLHISAQPPPPAPLASPPSPAAQLPAAAQEFLDAHNQARAEVGVAPLRWSPQLAAATSRLVRYQRDRMSCNFANLIASKYGGNQLWAGGAGTAVPPRAAVGAWLKEKIYYDHANNTCAEGAAAGVYTQVVWRNSSELGCAQASCPKEAASLTICFYNPPXNVVGERPY